TGCTGCCACTCTTTTATTTCATCGCCAGCTAATTGAACCGAACACCGACAAAAAAGAAGTGAAGCTACCTCTAGCGGTTATTTTTATGCACTTGCTATTTTTGTGTGGTGTTGTTGTCTTTGCCCACGATCCCATTATTTTTATGTGGATACTTTTATTCTTCATTGGCTACACCACCGCTTACCCAAAACATCAAAGCCCTCTTATATTGAAAGAAGCACTATTGGTTGGATTCTTCTTGGGCGGTTTAGTAGTCTTAGGCGCACTGCAGGGATGGTGGCTACAACCAATTTTAGAAATGATGAGTCCTACGGCAGTCTTTTACGGCAGTCTTGTTCTCACCGCATTTACAGATAACGCGGCACTAACGTATTTAGGCTCCTTGGTTACAGGAACATCACCAGAATTTAAATTGGCTCTTGTTGGTGGCGCAGTTGCTGGTGGCGGCCTTACTGTTATTGCGAATGCGCCAAATCCTGCAGGTATTGCGATCTTGAGGCAGCATTTTCCAAACGGTGCGGTATCGGCTCTCTTTCTATTAATAGCCGCAATACCTCCAACCCTGGTCGCCATCCTGGCCTATAGGCTCATCTAAAGCCCACAAAGGCCTTAGGCAGTAAAATCTGAGCTTCGCCCCCAGCTATAAACCTGAGAACGGCATATGAAAAAGCTCTATATCAAAACCTTTGGCTGTCAAATGAACGAGTATGACTCGGGCAAGATGGCCGACCTCTTGCATGCCGATGAAGGCATGGTCATGACAGATAGCCCCGAAGATGCCGACGTTGTTCTTCTGAATACCTGCTCTATTCGTGAAAAAGCAGAAGACAAAGTCTTCTCCGATCTTGGGCGATTGCGTGAGCTTAAGAAAAGCAAACCAAATTTATTGATTGGCGTGGGTGGTTGTGTTGCCAGTCAAGAAGGCCAGCAAATTGTGAGTCGCGCACCTTATGTTGATGTTGTCTTTGGGCCCCAAACATTGCATCGCTTATCGGATCTCATTGCACAGCGACGCAAAACTGGCCTTTCTCAAGTAGATATTTCATTTCCAGAAATTGAAAAATTTGATCATCTACCTGCATCACGACAAACACGCGGCTCTGCATATGTTTCCATCATGGAAGGGTGCTCTAAATATTGCAGCTACTGTGTAGTGCCCTATACGCGTGGCGAGGAAGTATCACGCCCCTTTGACGATGTTCTAACCGAAGTTGCCGGCTTAGCAAGCAAAGGTGTTAAAGAAATTGTTTTGCTGGGACAAAACGTTAACGCCTATCTTGGCAAGATGGGTGACACCGAAGAGATTGCTGACTTTGCCCTACTCATTGAATATATTGCTGAGATTCCTGGTGTTGAGCGCATTCGTTTTACTACCAGCCATCCAAAAGAATTTACGCAGCGCCTCATTGATGTCTATGCCAAGGTACCGAAGCTGGTGAGTCACCTCCATCTACCTGTGCAGCATGGCTCTGACTCTATGCTATCAGCCATGAAGCGTGGTTACACTGCTCTCGAATTTAAAAGTATTATTCGTAAAATGCGTGCCGTTCGTCCAGACCTCACTCTTTCAAGTGACTTTATTGTCGGCTTTCCAGGAGAGACTGAAGCTGACTTTGAAAAATTATTGAAGATGGTGAAGGATCTGGAATTTGATAACAGTTTTTGCTTTATCTTTAGCCCACGTCCAGGCACTCCTGCTGCGAATTTAAGTGATGACACACCCTACGAAGTAAAACTCAAACGCTTACAAACACTTTTAGCGCTAGTAGAAAGTCAAGCCAATCAAATCAGTCAAAAAATGTTGGGCAAGACTGAGAGGGTTCTCATTGAAGGCCTTGCCAAAGATGGCGTCAACTTACAGGGTCGCTCTGAAAATAATCGCGTCATTCATTTCACGGCCCCCGATCAAGACATCGATACCCTTATTGGGCAAATGGTCGATATTCGCATTACCGAGGTCCTAAATTACACCTTAAGAGGTGAACTGGTTGAAGCCCATGCCCACTAAATCGAATGCATCAACATTAGTCATTGATATTCAATGCGCTACACCGGCACTTCAAGCCAGCCTTCATCAAGCAGCAAGCTCGAACGTCATCAAAAAATGGGTTAAAGCAGCAATACCCGGTAATTGCTTATTAACACTTCGGTTTGTAAATGCAACCGAGGGAAAGAAGTTGAACCTGGCCTTTCGTAAAAAAGATTACGCGACCAATGTTTTAACTTTTCCATATGAGCTCAATAAAAATTCCTTGGTGGCCGATATCGTTTTTTGTTTTCCCGTTATACAAAAGGAAGCAAAAGAGCAAAATAAAGCCTTAAAGGCACACTTAGCGCATTTAGTAGTTCATGGCTGCCTTCACGCCAAGGGTCACGATCATGAGATTGAAAGGGACGCCAAAAAAATGGAGTCTCTTGAAATCAATATTCTTCAAAAATTGGGTTTTGCCAACCCCTATTGATTCATTGCCTTATTTCTGCGCTATTCTTGCTATATGCCCGACCCCACTAAATCCCTTTTAGACCGATTAGCTGATTTTTTAACACCTCAGCCAACCAATCCTAGCGAGCGTCGCCAAGAGTTAATAGACACTCTACGTGAAGCACAAGCCGAGGGCTTAATTGATGCGGATGCGCTATCAATGATTGAAGGCGTATTTCAAGTGGGGCAATTATGTGCGCGAGATATTTTGGTGCCACGCGCCCAAATTGACTGGATTGACATCAACCTGCCTTTATCCGAAATCATTAAGAGTGTGATTGAGGCAGCCCATTCGCG
The window above is part of the Polynucleobacter sp. AP-Kolm-20A-A1 genome. Proteins encoded here:
- the ybeY gene encoding rRNA maturation RNase YbeY, with the translated sequence MPTKSNASTLVIDIQCATPALQASLHQAASSNVIKKWVKAAIPGNCLLTLRFVNATEGKKLNLAFRKKDYATNVLTFPYELNKNSLVADIVFCFPVIQKEAKEQNKALKAHLAHLVVHGCLHAKGHDHEIERDAKKMESLEINILQKLGFANPY
- the miaB gene encoding tRNA (N6-isopentenyl adenosine(37)-C2)-methylthiotransferase MiaB, whose product is MKKLYIKTFGCQMNEYDSGKMADLLHADEGMVMTDSPEDADVVLLNTCSIREKAEDKVFSDLGRLRELKKSKPNLLIGVGGCVASQEGQQIVSRAPYVDVVFGPQTLHRLSDLIAQRRKTGLSQVDISFPEIEKFDHLPASRQTRGSAYVSIMEGCSKYCSYCVVPYTRGEEVSRPFDDVLTEVAGLASKGVKEIVLLGQNVNAYLGKMGDTEEIADFALLIEYIAEIPGVERIRFTTSHPKEFTQRLIDVYAKVPKLVSHLHLPVQHGSDSMLSAMKRGYTALEFKSIIRKMRAVRPDLTLSSDFIVGFPGETEADFEKLLKMVKDLEFDNSFCFIFSPRPGTPAANLSDDTPYEVKLKRLQTLLALVESQANQISQKMLGKTERVLIEGLAKDGVNLQGRSENNRVIHFTAPDQDIDTLIGQMVDIRITEVLNYTLRGELVEAHAH